From a region of the uncultured Draconibacterium sp. genome:
- a CDS encoding aminotransferase class V-fold PLP-dependent enzyme, which translates to MNSDPAKRIFDIQQFGEFGGVNPSITDSSTYTFMEGETMEETFLGHMEGCFLYSRHWNPSNKFLADALAAMEGTESAWITSSGMAAITCSILQLCHSGDHIITSVTTYGGTYAFLKNWLPKYNIEVSFVDITDLEQVKNALRPNTKIIYTEMVTNPLLQVSDIPALARIAHDHQAKVMVDNTFTPMIFSPAELGADFVVYSMTKFINGKNDCVAGAICGSNEFIGQLSNVNDGTAMLLGPVLDPLRSSSILKNLHTLHLRMKQHSKNAMYVAGKLEELGVSVKYTGLPSHPQHELHTRLMNKEYGYGGMLSIDLETEKRANEVMFKMQQANIGYLAVSLGYFRTLFSCSGHSTSSEIPAEIQKEMGLSDGLVRFSVGLDNDIEDIFNRIKSCL; encoded by the coding sequence ATGAACTCAGATCCTGCAAAAAGAATTTTCGATATTCAGCAATTTGGCGAATTTGGTGGCGTAAATCCATCCATAACCGATTCTTCAACTTATACTTTTATGGAAGGCGAAACCATGGAAGAGACATTCCTGGGGCACATGGAAGGTTGTTTTTTGTACTCGCGCCACTGGAACCCTAGCAATAAATTCCTTGCCGATGCATTGGCTGCTATGGAAGGAACAGAGTCGGCGTGGATTACATCATCAGGAATGGCTGCCATTACCTGCTCCATATTACAACTTTGTCACTCGGGCGACCATATTATAACCAGTGTAACCACTTATGGCGGCACCTATGCCTTTTTAAAAAACTGGCTTCCGAAATACAATATTGAGGTCTCGTTTGTTGATATCACCGATTTGGAACAGGTGAAAAATGCTTTGCGCCCTAATACGAAAATCATTTATACCGAAATGGTTACCAATCCGTTGCTTCAGGTTTCTGATATTCCCGCGTTGGCTCGAATTGCCCACGACCACCAGGCTAAAGTTATGGTTGACAATACTTTTACGCCTATGATATTTTCGCCGGCAGAACTGGGCGCCGATTTTGTGGTGTATAGCATGACTAAATTTATAAACGGTAAAAATGATTGTGTAGCCGGTGCTATTTGCGGATCGAACGAATTTATCGGTCAGCTATCGAATGTAAACGACGGCACGGCAATGTTACTAGGGCCTGTTCTCGATCCCTTACGTTCGTCAAGTATTCTGAAAAACCTGCACACTTTGCACCTACGCATGAAACAGCACAGTAAAAATGCAATGTATGTGGCCGGCAAACTAGAAGAATTAGGCGTTTCAGTAAAATACACCGGCCTGCCAAGCCATCCACAACACGAGCTGCACACCAGGTTAATGAATAAAGAATATGGTTACGGCGGCATGTTATCGATTGACCTGGAAACGGAAAAACGCGCTAACGAAGTGATGTTTAAAATGCAACAGGCTAATATTGGCTACCTGGCTGTTTCGTTGGGTTATTTTCGTACACTGTTTAGTTGCTCGGGGCACAGCACATCATCAGAAATACCTGCTGAAATTCAAAAAGAAATGGGATTATCTGATGGATTGGTACGTTTTTCAGTTGGTTTGGACAACGATATTGAGGATATTTTTAATCGCATAAAAAGCTGTCTGTAA
- a CDS encoding anhydro-N-acetylmuramic acid kinase: MKSFLKKRTTIKAIGMMSGTSLDGLDIAAVEFSEDNNKWTFNLQEAETISYTAEWKKRLEIAHTLSGTELTRLNAEYGTFLGEQVHQFIKKTKFAADLIASHGHTVFHQPENGFTLQIGSGAHLATKSNCLTICDFRTGDVVLGGQGAPLVPIGDSLLFSEYDYCLNLGGFANISYDEKGVRLAFDNCPVNIVLNPLAEEFGLPYDKNGDLGRKGKISESMLKKLNALSYYHQQPPKSLGREWIESDVLPILNESGLNTHDKMRTFYEHIAVQITKDLSGEGKMLVTGGGAFNTFLIERMQAFTTTKIVLPDTDLIDYKEAIVFAFMGVLRLQEQINCLASVTGARKDSCGGVIFLP, encoded by the coding sequence ATGAAAAGTTTCCTGAAAAAAAGAACTACGATTAAGGCCATTGGAATGATGTCGGGCACCTCGCTTGACGGATTAGACATTGCGGCTGTTGAGTTTTCAGAAGACAATAATAAATGGACGTTTAACTTACAGGAAGCGGAGACCATTTCGTACACTGCAGAGTGGAAAAAACGCCTGGAAATAGCACATACACTTTCGGGAACAGAACTTACACGGCTAAATGCAGAATACGGAACTTTCCTGGGCGAACAAGTCCATCAATTTATAAAAAAAACAAAGTTCGCAGCTGATTTGATTGCTTCACACGGCCACACGGTTTTTCATCAACCCGAGAATGGATTCACACTACAAATTGGCAGCGGTGCGCACCTTGCAACAAAAAGCAATTGCCTTACAATTTGTGATTTCAGAACCGGCGATGTGGTACTCGGTGGACAGGGAGCGCCGCTTGTCCCCATTGGCGACAGCCTGCTTTTTTCGGAATACGATTACTGTCTCAACCTGGGTGGTTTTGCTAATATTTCGTACGATGAAAAAGGCGTTCGTTTAGCCTTTGACAATTGCCCGGTGAACATTGTTCTAAATCCCCTGGCAGAAGAATTTGGTCTGCCCTATGATAAAAACGGCGACCTGGGACGGAAAGGAAAAATTAGTGAATCGATGCTGAAGAAATTGAATGCACTCTCCTACTATCACCAGCAGCCTCCAAAATCGCTGGGTCGCGAATGGATTGAATCTGATGTTCTCCCCATTCTGAATGAATCAGGATTGAATACACACGATAAGATGCGCACCTTTTACGAGCACATTGCTGTGCAAATAACAAAAGATTTGTCGGGCGAAGGGAAAATGCTGGTAACCGGTGGCGGAGCATTTAACACCTTTTTAATTGAACGGATGCAGGCATTCACTACAACTAAAATCGTACTTCCTGATACGGACCTGATCGATTATAAAGAAGCCATTGTATTTGCATTTATGGGTGTGCTTCGTCTGCAAGAGCAGATAAACTGCCTGGCATCGGTAACCGGAGCGCGAAAAGACAGTTGCGGCGGTGTGATCTTTTTACCTTAG
- a CDS encoding M23 family metallopeptidase, giving the protein MKTFFTPLFLFFALFGMAQQRYYTDPLKIPLLLSGSFAELRSNHFHSGIDIKTQGTTGLPVYAVADGFISRIVVSPTGYGNALYIDHPNGTTSVYGHLKAFSHEIAKYVKDQQYEKQSFRLDLQVPSYRFPVKQDEEIAKSGNSGSSGGPHLHFEIRDTKTEEPLNPLDFGFPVKDNIAPKIFSVLLVPLSDSSHVAYSHTPKSYPVVFYDGKYHLKNNPTIPAWGEIGVAIQTNDYFNDTYNKCGINLLRMSLNNEDQFSFSLNRLSFSNTRFINSHIVYSKYKTDKRRYIKTWIDPGNKLPIYTHNGSEGHIIPKNGQNGNIGIELQDSYGNTSLIDFAIVGKNAAVKTDSPGGELFAYNHFNRFQNDSVQVEIPAGALYADFRFEYHTEKASSDFYSDYHLFHNNTVPLHTNATIAIRANRLPKHLESKVIMAYIHPVTGEFSAAGGRYENGWVTTETRNLGVYAVTVDTIPPEITPLSIADNTLTESSRIRFKIKDDLAGIKAIEGLLDGKWALFEYDAKTATITHYFDKERFELGKDHTFKLTITDYRNNNAVYETHFWK; this is encoded by the coding sequence ATGAAAACATTTTTTACACCTCTTTTTCTTTTTTTCGCCTTGTTTGGAATGGCGCAACAACGCTATTATACCGATCCACTGAAGATTCCGTTGCTGCTTAGCGGAAGTTTTGCCGAGCTGCGCAGCAATCATTTTCATTCGGGCATCGACATTAAAACCCAGGGGACAACAGGTTTGCCGGTTTATGCTGTTGCCGATGGATTTATATCGCGCATTGTAGTTTCGCCAACAGGTTACGGCAACGCCTTGTATATCGATCATCCCAACGGAACCACTTCGGTTTACGGACATTTAAAAGCTTTTAGTCACGAAATAGCGAAGTATGTAAAAGATCAGCAATACGAAAAACAATCTTTTCGGCTCGATCTACAGGTTCCGTCTTATCGATTTCCGGTAAAACAGGATGAAGAGATTGCCAAAAGCGGGAACAGCGGTAGTTCGGGCGGACCACATTTGCATTTCGAGATTCGGGATACCAAAACCGAAGAGCCGCTCAATCCTTTAGATTTCGGCTTTCCGGTGAAAGATAATATTGCCCCAAAAATATTTTCGGTGTTGTTAGTTCCGCTCTCCGACAGTTCGCATGTGGCTTATTCGCACACGCCAAAAAGTTATCCTGTGGTTTTTTACGATGGTAAATACCACTTAAAAAACAATCCAACAATTCCTGCCTGGGGAGAAATTGGCGTTGCCATACAAACCAACGATTATTTTAACGATACTTACAACAAGTGCGGTATAAACCTGCTGCGCATGTCGTTGAATAACGAAGATCAGTTCTCTTTCTCATTGAATCGTCTTTCGTTTAGCAATACGCGTTTTATTAACAGTCATATCGTATACAGTAAGTACAAAACTGATAAACGCCGTTACATAAAAACCTGGATCGATCCGGGAAACAAACTTCCCATATACACACACAATGGCTCAGAAGGACACATTATTCCCAAGAACGGGCAAAACGGAAATATTGGAATAGAACTGCAAGACTCGTATGGAAATACCTCGTTGATCGACTTTGCTATTGTGGGTAAAAATGCAGCTGTAAAAACCGACTCTCCTGGAGGAGAACTATTTGCTTATAACCATTTCAATCGATTTCAAAACGATTCGGTTCAGGTGGAAATTCCTGCAGGAGCTTTATACGCTGATTTTCGTTTTGAATACCACACAGAAAAGGCTTCTTCCGATTTTTACTCCGATTATCATTTATTTCACAACAATACCGTTCCATTGCATACAAATGCAACAATTGCCATTCGCGCCAACCGTCTTCCAAAGCATCTCGAATCGAAAGTTATAATGGCCTACATTCACCCGGTAACTGGGGAATTCAGTGCTGCTGGTGGGCGATATGAAAATGGATGGGTAACAACAGAGACGCGCAATCTTGGCGTTTATGCTGTTACGGTTGACACGATTCCGCCGGAAATAACACCATTGAGCATTGCGGATAACACGCTTACTGAGTCGAGCCGGATACGATTTAAAATTAAGGATGATCTTGCCGGTATAAAAGCCATTGAAGGTTTGCTTGACGGGAAATGGGCACTTTTTGAATACGATGCAAAAACAGCCACAATAACCCATTATTTCGATAAGGAGCGATTTGAACTGGGTAAAGACCATACCTTCAAATTAACAATTACCGACTATCGAAATAACAATGCGGTTTATGAAACTCACTTTTGGAAGTGA
- a CDS encoding cell division protein ZapA has protein sequence MKDKDFRIHIKIDGRVYPLNINRDEEERYRRAAKIVEETISSFRKMFQDNDNQDILAMSAFQVALRYTEEQQSRDYSQFVDDIKDIKDDISDFLKEKEEK, from the coding sequence TTGAAAGATAAAGACTTTAGAATACATATTAAGATTGATGGACGGGTTTACCCTCTAAACATCAATCGCGACGAAGAAGAGAGATACCGAAGAGCTGCAAAGATTGTTGAAGAAACGATTTCATCATTTCGAAAAATGTTTCAGGATAACGACAATCAGGATATTTTGGCAATGTCCGCATTTCAGGTAGCACTACGTTACACTGAAGAGCAACAGAGCCGGGATTACTCTCAATTCGTTGATGATATAAAGGATATAAAGGATGATATTTCTGACTTTCTTAAGGAAAAGGAAGAGAAATAA